A window of Lepidochelys kempii isolate rLepKem1 chromosome 1, rLepKem1.hap2, whole genome shotgun sequence contains these coding sequences:
- the ICOSLG gene encoding ICOS ligand: MELRRSGLWLLFLCALGFVTAEENKKVISTIGSTAELSCIFTPEEKIILNKLRVFWQIADGLKPCSVVHTFNSGHENQSEQCADFRNRTRLFQDKLKNGTFSLLLLNVSLRDEHTYQCIIQKKDTVFRVIHRADVTLKVAANNSLPVLSGPIGIPPNIGEEVTLSCNYSQGYPKPNVYWINRKDNSSLHPSSLKIIQDNDGTYSVFSTLKIEATSDIKIGCIIENELLQQNLTVLYSENVTNSNSTKSSLLELNKPGAQAGSVLAIAVVLAGLVVLTCWLWKRKSPYRKSYADVQQNEDGAQHNTHV; this comes from the exons ATGGAGCTGAGACG CTCTGGACTTTGGTTACTGTTTCTTTGTGCTCTGGGATTTG TTACTGCAGAGGAAAATAAGAAAGTTATCAGCACAATAGGCAGCACTGCTGAACTGAGTTGCATTTTTACTCCAgaggaaaaaatcattttaaataagCTACGGGTCTTTTGGCAAATAGCGGATGGTTTAAAACCGTGTTCAGTGGTACACACCTTTAATTCTGGTCACGAGAACCAAAGCGAGCAGTGTGCAGACTTCAGAAACAGGACTCGATTATTTCAGGATAAGCTGAAAAATGGCactttttctctgctgctgctaaaCGTCAGCCTGAGAGATGAACACACATATCAGTGCATAATACAGAAGAAGGACACGGTTTTCAGGGTTATTCACAGGGCAGATGTGACCCTCAAGGTAGCAG ccAATAACAGCCTGCCAGTACTGAGTGGACCTATAGGAATCCCCCCAAATATTGGAGAAGAGGTGACATTAAGTTGCAACTATAGCCAAGGATACCCAAAGCCAAACGTTTACTGGATAAATAGAAAAGACAACAGCTCCCTCCATCCATCATCATTAAAGATCATCCAAGACAACGATGGCACATACAGTGTTTTCAGCACACTGAAGATTGAAGCAACTTCTGATATAAAAATAGGATGCATCATAGAAAATGAACTACTACAGCAAAATCTAACTGTCCTCT ACTCGGAAAACGTCACAAACTCTAACTCTACCAAAAGCAGTCTGTTAGAGCTAAATAAACCGGGAGCTCAGGCTGGAAGCGTCCTTGCCATTGCCGTTGTGTTAGCTGGTCTAGTTGTTTTAACCTGCTGGCTGTGGAAAAGGAAATCCCCTTACCGGAAATCATATGCAG ATGTTCAACAAAATGAAGATGGAGCACAGCACAATA CACACGTTTAA